The following coding sequences are from one Halomonas sp. HAL1 window:
- the rfbB gene encoding dTDP-glucose 4,6-dehydratase — protein sequence MKLLITGGAGFIGSAVIRHIIAHTADSVVNVDKLTYAGNLESLAEVADSSRYAFEQVDICEQAALARVFAEHQPDAVMHLAAESHVDRSIDGPAEFIQTNIVGTYTLLEVARAYWNSLEAERKATFRFHHISTDEVYGDLPHPADVSNAREQLFVETTAYAPSSPYSASKASSDHLVRAWHRTYGLPTLITNCSNNYGPYHFPEKLIPLVILNALEGKTLPVYGQGEQIRDWLYVEDHARALYTVVTQGQVGETYNIGGHNEKQNIDVVRAICVLLDELVPSNHAPRTSLITHVADRPGHDLRYAIDADKIERELGWTPRETFESGLRKTVQWYLSNLDWCRRVQDGSYQRERLGVATA from the coding sequence ATGAAGCTTCTCATCACCGGCGGCGCGGGCTTTATTGGCTCAGCCGTGATTCGCCATATCATCGCCCATACCGCCGACAGCGTGGTTAACGTCGATAAGCTGACTTATGCCGGCAACTTGGAGTCGCTGGCGGAAGTCGCTGATAGCTCACGCTACGCCTTCGAGCAGGTGGATATCTGCGAGCAGGCGGCACTTGCGCGAGTGTTCGCCGAACACCAGCCCGATGCGGTGATGCACCTGGCCGCCGAGAGCCACGTGGACCGCTCCATTGATGGCCCCGCGGAGTTCATCCAAACCAATATCGTCGGAACGTATACGCTGTTGGAAGTGGCGCGTGCCTACTGGAACAGCCTTGAGGCCGAGCGAAAAGCGACCTTTCGCTTTCACCACATTTCCACCGACGAGGTCTATGGCGACTTGCCGCACCCGGCAGACGTGTCTAACGCCCGCGAACAGCTATTTGTAGAAACCACCGCCTACGCGCCCAGCTCGCCTTATTCGGCCAGCAAGGCGAGCTCAGACCATCTAGTCCGCGCCTGGCATCGCACCTATGGTCTGCCCACCCTGATCACCAATTGCTCCAACAACTATGGCCCCTATCACTTCCCCGAGAAGCTGATTCCGCTGGTGATACTCAACGCCTTGGAAGGCAAGACGCTACCGGTATACGGCCAAGGTGAGCAGATTCGTGACTGGCTCTACGTCGAAGATCATGCCCGCGCGCTCTACACCGTAGTGACCCAAGGCCAAGTAGGGGAGACCTACAATATCGGCGGCCATAACGAGAAGCAGAATATCGACGTGGTTAGGGCGATCTGCGTTTTACTTGATGAGCTGGTTCCCTCAAATCATGCTCCTCGCACCTCCTTAATCACTCACGTTGCTGACCGCCCCGGCCATGACCTGCGTTACGCCATCGATGCCGACAAAATCGAGCGTGAGCTCGGCTGGACGCCGCGGGAAACTTTCGAGAGCGGGCTTCGCAAGACCGTGCAGTGGTACCTCAGCAATCTGGATTGGTGCCGCCGCGTGCAGGATGGCAGCTACCAACGCGAACGGCTAGGCGTCGCCACGGCGTAA
- a CDS encoding polysaccharide biosynthesis tyrosine autokinase: MSDVTPLNGASHQDDEIDLGRLLGLLLDRKWWIIAITVLFASFGVIYALLATPVYQGNALVQIEQRSSLNPFGELSEVLGQTSESSTSAEVQILQSRMVLGQVVDRVALDTVVTPRTLPIIGEFIQRRGIERPSFMQNSAAVWGGESVNVGRLEVDDAYRGQAFTLKAESSTEGQVEEYSFWLEGERLGTGQVGVLNSFLGGEVKVSVVDMAAAAGAEFTLTKLQRSVAVQRLKSRLSVSEEGGGRSSSTGMLRLTLTGGDVQEIKRSLDAVTEIFLTQNVERQSAEAEQSLAFLEEQSPELREQLNAAENRLNEYRVNAESVDLNTESQAAIERYIALEQSLNELEFQEAELAQRFTPSHPSYQALLRQKRNLKNDLDALNERVSQLPETQQEIVRLTRDVEVTQAIYVNVLNKTQELQMARAGTVGNVRIIDDALVSKNAIAPKKPLIVVMATLLGGMLAVGVVLVIGLLRRGIESPEQIEQSGLPVYASVPLSEAQNKLVRWIKKKGKKRGFKMVSGVLAEHAPGDIAIESLRGLRTSLHFATLEATNRCLMITGASPEVGKSFISINLGAVCAQIGQRVLVMDADMRKGHLHYAFGGESANGLSDVLSGRSTWQAQLRSSQIEGLSYMARGMAPPNPSELLMGSRFKQMLDEMQEHYDLIIIDTPPVLAVTDPVIVGNHCGTTLLVARYEMNTPKEMQLATRRLESAGVIVKGAILNAVERKAATDYGYGYYHYSYKSVEQ; encoded by the coding sequence ATGAGCGATGTAACCCCCTTGAATGGTGCTTCACATCAGGATGATGAAATTGATCTAGGCCGCCTGCTGGGTCTGCTGTTAGACCGTAAATGGTGGATTATCGCCATTACGGTGTTGTTTGCCTCATTTGGGGTTATTTACGCTTTATTAGCCACGCCGGTTTACCAGGGTAACGCGCTGGTACAGATAGAGCAGCGCTCATCACTTAATCCCTTTGGTGAGTTAAGCGAGGTGTTGGGCCAAACGAGTGAATCGTCGACCTCTGCGGAGGTGCAAATACTCCAGTCCCGTATGGTGCTGGGCCAAGTAGTCGACCGAGTAGCGTTAGACACGGTGGTGACGCCGCGCACGCTGCCGATTATAGGTGAGTTTATTCAACGCCGGGGCATTGAGCGGCCTAGTTTTATGCAAAATAGCGCCGCAGTATGGGGTGGGGAAAGCGTTAACGTCGGGCGTTTAGAGGTAGATGACGCCTATCGCGGCCAAGCGTTTACCTTAAAGGCAGAAAGCAGTACAGAAGGCCAAGTAGAAGAGTATTCATTTTGGCTAGAGGGTGAGCGCCTGGGCACCGGCCAAGTAGGTGTACTTAACTCTTTTCTAGGCGGTGAGGTAAAGGTGAGTGTGGTCGATATGGCTGCAGCGGCAGGAGCGGAGTTTACACTAACCAAACTGCAGCGCTCAGTCGCCGTTCAACGTTTAAAGAGCCGGCTAAGTGTGAGCGAAGAAGGCGGCGGTAGGAGCAGTAGCACGGGCATGTTGCGCTTAACCCTAACCGGTGGTGATGTGCAGGAGATTAAGCGATCACTAGATGCGGTCACCGAAATTTTTCTGACCCAGAATGTTGAGAGACAATCTGCAGAAGCAGAGCAAAGCCTGGCGTTTTTGGAAGAACAATCCCCCGAGCTGCGTGAGCAGCTGAACGCGGCTGAAAACCGCTTAAATGAGTACCGGGTAAATGCAGAGAGTGTTGACCTCAATACTGAATCTCAAGCGGCGATTGAGCGCTACATAGCGCTTGAGCAAAGCTTGAATGAGCTGGAGTTTCAAGAGGCGGAATTGGCCCAGCGTTTCACCCCTAGTCACCCAAGTTATCAGGCACTACTGCGCCAAAAACGTAACTTAAAAAATGATTTGGATGCGTTAAACGAGCGGGTAAGCCAGTTGCCGGAAACCCAGCAAGAAATTGTTCGCTTAACGCGGGATGTAGAAGTCACGCAGGCCATTTATGTCAACGTATTAAACAAAACCCAAGAGCTGCAAATGGCACGCGCTGGCACGGTGGGTAATGTGCGGATTATTGACGATGCGTTGGTGAGCAAAAACGCGATTGCGCCTAAAAAGCCTTTGATTGTAGTGATGGCCACGCTGCTAGGCGGCATGCTAGCCGTGGGCGTTGTGCTAGTGATTGGATTACTGCGCCGGGGGATTGAAAGCCCTGAGCAAATCGAACAAAGCGGCCTGCCGGTTTATGCCAGCGTGCCGTTATCAGAAGCACAAAACAAGCTGGTGCGCTGGATTAAGAAGAAAGGTAAAAAACGCGGTTTTAAAATGGTAAGTGGCGTACTGGCAGAACACGCCCCCGGTGATATTGCTATCGAGTCATTACGCGGCCTACGCACCAGCCTGCATTTCGCTACGCTGGAAGCCACTAATCGCTGCCTGATGATCACCGGGGCTAGCCCTGAGGTAGGCAAAAGTTTCATTTCTATCAACCTGGGGGCTGTCTGCGCCCAAATCGGCCAGCGGGTGCTGGTGATGGATGCCGACATGCGCAAAGGCCACCTGCACTATGCCTTTGGCGGTGAAAGCGCTAACGGGCTTTCCGATGTGCTGTCAGGCCGTTCAACGTGGCAGGCGCAGCTACGCAGTAGCCAAATAGAAGGGTTGAGCTATATGGCGCGCGGTATGGCCCCGCCAAACCCCTCAGAATTACTCATGGGGTCACGCTTTAAGCAAATGTTAGACGAGATGCAGGAACATTATGATCTCATCATTATAGATACTCCCCCGGTGCTCGCCGTCACCGACCCAGTCATCGTCGGTAATCACTGCGGCACGACACTGTTGGTCGCGCGCTACGAAATGAACACCCCCAAAGAAATGCAGCTAGCGACGCGCCGATTAGAAAGTGCAGGCGTTATAGTGAAAGGGGCCATTCTAAACGCGGTAGAAAGAAAAGCCGCGACCGATTATGGGTATGGCTACTACCACTACAGTTACAAATCGGTTGAACAGTAA
- a CDS encoding low molecular weight protein-tyrosine-phosphatase encodes MFHNILVVCIGNICRSPVAEAMLRAQLPDKQFSSAGLGARVGEGVDPKARQLAEAARLKVAEHSASQLTLEMLQAADLILVMSDNQRRAVAEIAPEALGKTMRLGRWLDNGKGRDIPDPYLKSQEVFEYVHRLMDEACRTWASKLG; translated from the coding sequence ATGTTTCATAACATCTTGGTGGTGTGCATAGGCAATATTTGCCGCAGCCCGGTGGCGGAAGCCATGTTGCGGGCGCAGCTACCTGACAAGCAATTTTCGTCTGCCGGGCTGGGCGCGCGGGTAGGTGAGGGTGTTGATCCAAAAGCGCGGCAGCTGGCGGAAGCGGCAAGGTTGAAGGTAGCTGAGCACAGTGCTAGTCAGCTAACGCTTGAGATGCTGCAAGCCGCAGACTTGATTTTAGTGATGAGCGACAACCAGCGCCGGGCAGTGGCAGAAATCGCCCCTGAAGCCCTAGGTAAAACGATGCGTTTGGGCCGCTGGCTGGATAATGGAAAAGGTCGTGACATTCCCGACCCCTACCTGAAAAGCCAGGAAGTGTTTGAGTACGTACACCGGCTAATGGACGAAGCCTGCCGCACCTGGGCGAGTAAGTTAGGCTAG
- a CDS encoding polysaccharide export protein, whose amino-acid sequence MYQCRIATRPLRRLPFAAALVGVLALSGCSLAPGGHMDYNTQTAPINDLVDVQPITPGLVASMPRAGNRATPMPSELREAIDAWQYRIGPGDVLSIIVYDHPELTIPAGSERRAEDAGNQVRNDGTIFYPFAGRLQVEGLTLEEVRRLLTQRLAGVIQEPQVDVNIAAFRSQKVLVSGAVGQPGSVPVTTVPLTVADAISQAGGAGEEANWHEVYLTRNGIEERLSLFSLMREGDQSQNRLLQDGDVLHVPTSENQAVAVMGQVGVPGNVRLGNERLTLTDVLARAGGIDEASAEPSGIFVIRSNEPGSERLATVYQLDISNAVALTLGSRFAMQPSDVVYVTTAPIARWNRVISQLLPSIRLPGFAAESVTDSRDL is encoded by the coding sequence ATGTATCAGTGTCGTATCGCCACGCGCCCTTTGCGGCGATTACCTTTCGCTGCCGCCCTGGTTGGTGTGCTTGCGCTTTCTGGCTGCTCGCTTGCCCCCGGCGGCCACATGGATTACAACACCCAAACCGCGCCCATTAATGACCTGGTAGATGTGCAGCCAATCACTCCAGGGCTAGTGGCCTCTATGCCCCGTGCAGGCAACCGCGCCACACCCATGCCGAGTGAGTTGCGCGAAGCTATTGATGCCTGGCAATACCGCATTGGCCCCGGCGATGTACTGAGTATTATTGTGTATGACCACCCTGAATTAACCATTCCTGCCGGTAGCGAACGCCGCGCGGAAGATGCAGGTAATCAGGTACGCAACGACGGCACCATTTTTTACCCTTTTGCAGGCCGCTTACAGGTAGAAGGGCTGACGCTTGAAGAAGTGCGCCGCCTGCTAACTCAACGGTTAGCAGGAGTGATTCAAGAACCGCAAGTCGATGTCAATATTGCAGCCTTTCGTTCTCAAAAAGTATTGGTAAGCGGCGCGGTAGGCCAGCCCGGCAGCGTGCCTGTTACCACGGTGCCACTCACGGTAGCGGATGCGATTAGCCAAGCGGGCGGCGCAGGTGAAGAGGCCAACTGGCATGAGGTCTACCTAACACGTAATGGCATAGAAGAGCGCCTTTCGCTATTTAGCCTTATGCGTGAAGGCGACCAAAGCCAAAACCGCCTGTTGCAAGATGGCGATGTGCTCCATGTGCCCACCTCGGAGAATCAAGCGGTCGCGGTAATGGGCCAAGTGGGAGTTCCAGGGAATGTGCGTTTGGGCAACGAGCGCCTCACGCTAACGGATGTGTTGGCGAGAGCAGGCGGTATTGATGAGGCTAGCGCTGAACCATCCGGTATTTTTGTCATTCGTAGTAACGAGCCAGGCAGCGAGCGCTTAGCCACGGTGTATCAGCTGGATATCAGTAACGCCGTGGCATTAACACTGGGCAGCCGCTTTGCCATGCAGCCAAGTGATGTGGTGTACGTAACCACAGCGCCTATTGCCCGCTGGAACCGTGTTATTAGCCAACTTCTGCCGTCTATTCGCTTACCGGGTTTTGCTGCAGAAAGCGTTACCGATTCACGCGATTTATAA
- a CDS encoding capsule biosynthesis GfcC family protein, with protein sequence MRTITTRSGFMARISPAVRFAATVLLVSAASFSVMLKSHSTLLPQAHADTAFSELTLADAWLETLPQLAEPVSWSHAYGLLAKDQQHFQQERRYLIEELNTLIISTQVAGNISYRQALVAWQEALRGLEHQPLRSPERLDLPKLGANLREAPLLSRVVNWGACEIPTWVEVWGLQGVTRIAWQPGMTLDTLIHDLTPRDFTSIDYVHLITPQGEVIHRGIAAWNHEETPLAPGSRIAIELPNRQGLRGALPFPGVTHELDIINQRLPGVLAAQLPGDQCSQWQVQ encoded by the coding sequence ATGAGAACGATAACCACCCGCTCCGGCTTTATGGCGCGCATTTCGCCCGCTGTAAGATTTGCAGCCACTGTTTTGTTGGTGAGCGCTGCCTCTTTTAGCGTGATGTTAAAAAGCCACAGCACTCTATTGCCTCAAGCTCATGCAGATACTGCTTTTTCTGAGCTAACGCTTGCGGACGCTTGGTTGGAGACATTACCTCAGCTTGCGGAACCCGTTAGTTGGAGCCATGCATATGGTTTATTAGCCAAAGACCAGCAGCACTTTCAACAAGAGCGGCGCTACCTGATTGAAGAACTGAACACACTGATTATAAGTACTCAGGTAGCGGGCAATATCTCCTATCGCCAAGCCTTAGTCGCATGGCAAGAAGCACTCCGCGGCCTGGAACATCAACCGCTACGCAGCCCTGAACGCTTAGATTTACCTAAGCTTGGCGCTAACTTACGAGAAGCTCCATTGCTGAGTCGCGTGGTAAATTGGGGAGCTTGTGAAATACCCACCTGGGTAGAAGTGTGGGGGCTGCAGGGTGTTACCCGTATTGCATGGCAGCCGGGCATGACTCTCGACACCCTTATTCATGACTTAACGCCTCGTGATTTTACGTCTATTGATTATGTACATCTTATTACCCCACAGGGCGAGGTAATTCATCGTGGCATTGCCGCTTGGAATCATGAAGAGACACCTTTAGCTCCCGGTAGCCGAATCGCCATTGAGCTGCCCAACCGGCAAGGATTGAGGGGGGCGCTACCGTTCCCAGGCGTTACGCACGAGCTTGATATTATTAATCAGCGGCTGCCAGGTGTGTTAGCCGCGCAACTCCCTGGCGATCAATGTTCTCAATGGCAAGTTCAATAA
- a CDS encoding YjbH domain-containing protein, which produces MALANGTAGQLGTGQSDFGGVGIMQTPTARMHPLGEMSVSFSRTEPYRRYNVFFQPTEWFEGGFRYVEVENRRGGELFDRNLDKGFDAKFRLLEETRYWPQFAVGARDIGGTTLFGAEYFVASKRWYDFDFSAGFGWGYLGNAGDITSPLGWLSDRFDERSSSSGSDGGEFNTGQFFSGPAAFFGGIEYQTPWNPLVLQLEYEGNDYANEPQNNNQTQESRFNAGARLAISDNTELHAGWQRGNTAMAGITFNLNLAGLSQVKDDPRPIALGAEPQADWAAVSQVLNDNAGIQVERISRQGDSITVTAQPERFRSLAQSEGRANRILHAQADANIDSFRFDWQERGLPLRTSVHNREHFVQAATSSDLEYTHRYGIYAQASLKNSAGETLYEAPSQRFSWQLSPQIDQNFGGPDGFLYRLKAVLNAEYQTDPNGWFSGSLAWTLLDNLDNYEYIADSDLPRVRTFIGEYLSESSFGVEHLQYTRTAKLSDNVYAMGYGGLLEMMYAGVGTELLYRPFDAPWALGADVNWVRQRAFDQRFDLRDYSTWTGHLNAYIETGIEDVLAKVSVGRYLAGDVGATLDFSREFESGVRIGAWGTWTDAGDDFGEGSFDKGLYLAIPLDAFFTFSSRDRATLRWQPLTRDGGARLNRQYELYDLTQERQMGRYWEEYNRMWR; this is translated from the coding sequence TTGGCACTTGCCAATGGCACTGCCGGGCAGCTGGGCACAGGGCAAAGCGATTTTGGCGGCGTCGGCATTATGCAAACGCCCACCGCGCGTATGCACCCGCTGGGTGAAATGTCGGTAAGCTTCAGCCGTACGGAGCCCTACCGCCGTTATAACGTTTTTTTCCAGCCAACTGAGTGGTTTGAAGGTGGCTTCCGTTATGTAGAGGTTGAAAATCGTCGTGGTGGTGAGCTGTTTGATCGTAACCTTGATAAGGGGTTTGATGCTAAGTTTCGGCTACTAGAGGAAACGCGCTATTGGCCCCAATTTGCCGTTGGGGCGCGCGATATTGGCGGAACCACCCTGTTCGGGGCTGAATATTTTGTTGCCAGCAAGCGCTGGTACGATTTTGATTTTTCTGCTGGTTTTGGTTGGGGTTACTTGGGTAATGCGGGTGATATCACCTCGCCCCTGGGTTGGCTGTCAGACCGCTTTGATGAGCGTTCATCAAGTAGTGGATCTGACGGCGGTGAGTTTAACACTGGCCAGTTTTTTTCTGGCCCCGCTGCTTTTTTTGGCGGCATTGAGTACCAAACCCCTTGGAACCCGCTGGTACTACAGCTGGAGTATGAGGGTAATGATTACGCTAATGAGCCTCAGAATAATAACCAAACGCAAGAAAGCCGCTTTAACGCGGGGGCACGCTTAGCCATTAGCGATAACACGGAGCTACACGCAGGCTGGCAGCGCGGTAACACGGCCATGGCGGGTATTACCTTTAATCTGAACTTGGCTGGGCTTAGCCAAGTGAAAGATGACCCAAGACCAATCGCATTGGGTGCTGAACCGCAGGCTGACTGGGCGGCCGTAAGCCAAGTATTGAACGATAACGCGGGCATACAGGTAGAGCGCATTTCTCGCCAGGGCGATAGCATTACGGTGACTGCTCAGCCTGAGCGGTTCCGTTCATTGGCCCAAAGCGAAGGGCGTGCTAATCGCATTTTGCATGCCCAGGCTGATGCGAACATTGATTCGTTTCGCTTCGACTGGCAAGAGCGTGGCTTACCGCTGCGCACTAGTGTTCATAACCGCGAACACTTTGTTCAAGCTGCCACTTCGTCAGACCTTGAATACACTCACCGCTACGGTATTTATGCCCAAGCCAGCCTGAAAAACAGTGCGGGTGAAACGCTTTATGAAGCCCCTTCCCAACGCTTTAGTTGGCAGTTATCGCCTCAGATAGACCAAAACTTTGGCGGCCCTGATGGCTTTCTTTATCGCTTGAAAGCGGTGTTAAATGCAGAATACCAAACGGATCCAAATGGTTGGTTTTCAGGCAGCTTAGCGTGGACTTTGCTAGACAACCTGGATAACTATGAGTACATCGCCGACTCTGACCTACCGCGGGTACGTACTTTTATTGGTGAATACCTCTCTGAGTCTTCCTTTGGCGTTGAACATTTGCAATACACTCGCACTGCAAAGCTAAGCGATAACGTGTATGCCATGGGCTATGGTGGCTTGCTTGAAATGATGTACGCAGGGGTAGGTACTGAGCTGCTTTATCGACCATTTGATGCGCCCTGGGCACTGGGTGCCGATGTTAACTGGGTGCGCCAACGTGCGTTTGACCAGCGCTTTGATTTACGCGATTACAGCACGTGGACTGGCCATTTAAACGCTTATATAGAAACCGGCATTGAGGATGTTTTGGCCAAAGTGAGCGTGGGCCGTTACCTAGCCGGGGATGTAGGCGCCACGTTAGACTTCTCCCGTGAGTTTGAATCCGGAGTACGCATAGGTGCCTGGGGTACCTGGACAGATGCAGGCGACGATTTTGGTGAAGGTAGCTTTGATAAAGGGTTGTATCTTGCCATACCATTGGATGCGTTTTTCACATTCTCTAGCCGTGACCGTGCAACACTACGTTGGCAGCCACTTACCCGCGATGGCGGCGCCCGCCTGAATCGTCAATATGAGCTTTACGATTTAACCCAGGAACGGCAAATGGGGCGTTATTGGGAAGAATATAATCGCATGTGGCGATGA
- a CDS encoding type II toxin-antitoxin system HipA family toxin produces MKRINTIEVLLAGNPVGELVASRQGIYFAYYPQWVAEGFNLSPLNMDFTTQPQKAADPLLFAGLPGAFADSLPDGWGMLLMDRYFLAEYEKDRRDISPLDRLAYMADRGMGALEYRPVLERTVDEDNIDLEQLYQASHAVYEGETSSTLDALRLAGGSPAGARPKVVVALSPNGRHCSTSFKDLSAGYQHWLVKFRAPTEHRDTGAIEYAYSLLAELAGVKMAASRLIEINAATGIERFFSAQRFDRNGNSKIHMMTASGILYADYSAPSLDYSDLLKATNAFTRHSEDVERMARLMVFNALTHNHDDHAKNFAFLHDQGRWTLAPAYDLTYAPVRGYADEHTTSISGAGVATRKKLKQVCAPFRYLDPDLYIEQTLDALAGWPTLCHELEIDNQQQKLIQRAFDEKYQHLG; encoded by the coding sequence ATGAAGCGGATCAACACCATAGAGGTGCTGCTAGCAGGTAACCCAGTAGGGGAACTGGTCGCTAGTCGACAGGGGATCTACTTTGCCTATTACCCCCAGTGGGTGGCGGAAGGCTTCAATTTGTCGCCCTTGAATATGGATTTTACTACTCAACCACAAAAGGCGGCCGATCCACTTCTTTTTGCTGGTCTGCCGGGGGCATTTGCTGACTCGCTGCCAGATGGCTGGGGAATGCTGCTCATGGATCGTTATTTTCTTGCCGAGTATGAAAAAGACCGGAGGGACATTTCTCCTCTTGACCGGCTGGCTTATATGGCCGATAGGGGAATGGGAGCGCTAGAGTATCGCCCCGTTCTCGAGCGTACCGTCGATGAAGACAATATCGACTTGGAACAACTTTATCAGGCCTCTCATGCTGTCTATGAAGGTGAGACTTCATCGACTCTGGACGCCCTAAGATTGGCGGGTGGTTCTCCGGCCGGTGCCCGGCCCAAGGTTGTCGTCGCTTTGTCTCCTAATGGACGTCATTGCAGTACCTCGTTCAAAGACCTTTCGGCTGGCTACCAGCACTGGCTAGTGAAATTCCGCGCACCCACCGAGCATCGGGACACTGGTGCCATTGAGTACGCCTATTCATTGCTGGCAGAGCTTGCTGGGGTGAAAATGGCTGCGAGTAGGCTGATTGAGATCAACGCTGCAACGGGCATCGAACGTTTCTTTTCCGCTCAGCGTTTTGATCGCAATGGTAATAGCAAAATTCACATGATGACGGCTAGCGGTATTCTCTATGCTGATTACAGCGCTCCATCGTTGGACTATTCAGACCTATTGAAGGCAACTAACGCGTTCACCCGTCATTCAGAAGACGTTGAGCGAATGGCGAGGCTGATGGTGTTCAATGCCCTGACCCACAACCATGATGACCACGCAAAGAACTTCGCTTTTTTGCATGATCAGGGGCGGTGGACGTTGGCGCCAGCTTATGACCTTACTTATGCCCCTGTTCGGGGATACGCAGATGAACACACCACCTCTATCAGCGGTGCAGGCGTGGCTACCCGGAAGAAGCTAAAACAGGTGTGTGCACCCTTTCGGTACTTAGATCCGGATCTCTACATTGAGCAAACTCTTGATGCCCTTGCTGGGTGGCCGACCCTTTGTCATGAATTAGAGATCGATAACCAGCAGCAGAAGCTTATTCAGCGCGCCTTTGACGAAAAATACCAACACCTTGGATAG
- a CDS encoding helix-turn-helix domain-containing protein, producing MALTHSLLAPGELVQQVGANARATRLAQNLSRRTLAQMAGVSESTIKRFESHGQITLEGLVLIATALGATGQIAELFKHEHPVSLEEIKRTGRTRGRK from the coding sequence ATGGCCCTGACTCACTCTCTGCTTGCGCCTGGCGAACTGGTCCAGCAGGTCGGTGCTAACGCACGGGCAACCCGATTGGCGCAGAACCTTTCCCGTAGAACTTTGGCGCAGATGGCGGGTGTTTCCGAGTCCACTATTAAACGATTCGAGTCTCATGGGCAAATAACCCTCGAAGGACTTGTGCTCATTGCCACGGCACTGGGCGCGACAGGTCAAATTGCCGAACTATTCAAGCATGAACACCCAGTATCCCTTGAAGAAATCAAACGGACAGGTCGCACCCGGGGGCGAAAATGA
- a CDS encoding serine hydrolase: MRVTALLVSFAVMSFFTTSAAAANKPSATALQALDQQTRQLERVHSMVVAYDGEIIHEHHQGGPGVASPANIKSLSKTVLAAITGAAIEADIIDSVEQPMVDLFGEHLPSGVEPKVSEITVAHLLALQAGLERTSGSNYGAWVASDNWVNDAITRPFVDEPGGEMLYSTGTSHLLSAALTHASGETTHALAQRLLGDPLNITIRPWLRDPQGIYFGGNDMQLSPRALIEVGELYRNNGLVIDEAGNEQRVLPEGWVETSWQPRGTSRWTGDGYGFGWFITQLAGEDVYYGRGYGGQALFVIPEREMTVVITSDPNPPSPGGQFQQQLNGLVEELLAQDPQ; encoded by the coding sequence ATGCGCGTTACTGCTTTACTTGTTTCGTTTGCTGTTATGTCGTTTTTCACTACTTCTGCCGCGGCAGCAAATAAACCCTCTGCAACAGCACTCCAGGCACTAGACCAGCAAACCCGACAGCTTGAACGCGTCCACAGCATGGTAGTGGCCTACGATGGCGAGATTATCCATGAGCATCATCAAGGTGGGCCGGGTGTGGCCTCGCCTGCCAATATTAAATCGCTCTCCAAAACCGTGCTGGCAGCGATCACTGGTGCGGCGATTGAGGCGGATATTATCGACTCCGTCGAGCAGCCCATGGTGGATTTGTTTGGCGAGCATCTTCCTAGCGGTGTTGAACCAAAAGTCAGCGAGATCACGGTGGCCCATCTACTCGCACTGCAGGCGGGGCTTGAGCGTACCTCCGGCAGTAATTATGGCGCTTGGGTAGCGAGTGACAACTGGGTTAACGATGCCATTACTCGCCCTTTTGTGGATGAACCCGGTGGGGAAATGCTCTACTCAACCGGCACCAGCCACCTGCTTTCCGCCGCGCTCACCCATGCCAGCGGCGAGACGACCCATGCGCTTGCACAACGCCTGCTAGGCGATCCGCTCAATATCACTATCCGCCCTTGGCTGCGCGACCCGCAAGGCATCTATTTTGGTGGCAATGATATGCAGCTTTCCCCACGCGCACTGATTGAGGTGGGCGAGCTGTATCGCAATAATGGGTTAGTCATTGATGAGGCTGGAAATGAGCAGCGGGTTCTGCCGGAAGGCTGGGTAGAAACATCTTGGCAGCCGCGCGGCACCTCTCGCTGGACCGGCGACGGATACGGCTTCGGTTGGTTTATTACTCAGTTAGCGGGGGAAGATGTTTACTATGGGCGCGGCTACGGTGGTCAAGCGCTGTTTGTTATTCCCGAACGGGAAATGACGGTTGTGATCACCTCAGACCCCAACCCACCCTCCCCGGGCGGGCAGTTTCAGCAGCAGTTGAATGGGCTGGTGGAGGAGCTATTGGCGCAAGACCCGCAGTAG